A stretch of DNA from Mus pahari chromosome 11, PAHARI_EIJ_v1.1, whole genome shotgun sequence:
GAACAAGGCGGCCCCTGTCCTGCACCCGTGGGGCCATCATACTCCGAGGCCTGGGGCTACTTCCATCTGGACCCGGCTCAGCCTAGGCACCGGATGATGAGCGCCTGGGCCACCTGCCGCCTGTGCGGGCTGCAAGTGGGCGGCCTCCCCAGCTTCCAGATGTGGACGCGGGCGCTGTGGCGGCACCTGAGTGATGTGCACCGGCCGGAGCTGAAGAAGAGCGCTGCTCCAAGCGCGCTGACCGCCACGCCCTGCCAGTCGCCGCCCGCCACGCCCTGCCCGCCGCCGCCCAGCCCCACCGTGGCTGCAGAGGGCGACTGGGCACGCCTGTTGGAGCAGATGGGCGCGTTGGCCATGCGGGGCAGCCGGCGCGAGCTGGAGCTGGAGCGGCGCGAGGCAGCCCTAAAGCAGGCAGAACTCGAGCTGGAGCGCAAGCGCCAGGCTCTGCAGCAGGAGGCACACTCCATGGAGCAGGAGCGCCACCAGCTACAGGTGGAGCGTGAAGCATTGAGTGAGTGGATGAAGAAGCAGAGCCCGGGTGCACCGGTCCCGGCACcgccctctcccctgcctctgctccccaaggaGGACCCTGACATCCACGACGATGACGACCGTGACGACGATATGGTCACCAAGGTCCTGCTGTAGCATGACTGACCGCTCCATGTGTAAACCTAACCATAGGCTGCAGGCGCGACAGCGACCCCAAATCCAGTAGCCTGGTTCAGGTACACCGGATAGTCCTCACAGCTACCTCTTTGCAGTACTTTAGTCCTGAAGGCTTTTTAAGCCAGAAGGTTCTTTCAACACCAGAGACTCATCACACCGCGAGCCTTTCAGGGGAAGGGGCATGGTTATTTATCCAGGAACCTGGTCCACTCTTTTCCAGATGTATACTCTAGACTTGGCACCACCATGTTCCAGAAAGGAACCTTGAGTATCGCTGACTCCCTGGCTTCCTGCCTTGAGCATCGATAGAACCCTACCTTGGACCAGTCCCAAAGAGACCCCCTTTTTGTTCCTGTCCCTCATGAGGCTTACCCAAGGCAATGAGCACCCTTTATTTACTTAAATCATCTTTGCCTGGATCAAACCCCGCGACAGGTATATTCTCCCATTTTCTTGTCTTGCATCTTGACACCTTACTAGCAAGATATCGGCCACTAGGGAGAATAGTTTCTTTCCCCACAGGTCCCCACAGACCTCCCCCTGAACCAAAGAAAAACCAaggccgcccccccccccactgccttAGAATCAACCCCtatctcattccctccctccctccctccctccagcccggTCCCCCGCAATGCCTCCTACCCCTGAAAGTCAAGACGACCTCGTTGCCCACACTT
This window harbors:
- the Zbed3 gene encoding zinc finger BED domain-containing protein 3 — translated: GGIGLFRPGQNVCEEPGGEGRPSRRPDTAEGIKSKKPLKTIMEDPAEQGGPCPAPVGPSYSEAWGYFHLDPAQPRHRMMSAWATCRLCGLQVGGLPSFQMWTRALWRHLSDVHRPELKKSAAPSALTATPCQSPPATPCPPPPSPTVAAEGDWARLLEQMGALAMRGSRRELELERREAALKQAELELERKRQALQQEAHSMEQERHQLQVEREALSEWMKKQSPGAPVPAPPSPLPLLPKEDPDIHDDDDRDDDMVTKVLL